Proteins encoded together in one Cicer arietinum cultivar CDC Frontier isolate Library 1 chromosome 4, Cicar.CDCFrontier_v2.0, whole genome shotgun sequence window:
- the LOC101514898 gene encoding uncharacterized protein translates to MPNFVFLSXXXXXXXXXXXXXSLTIIIYLSTFYNNFVVQSLTSSSDIEALKAFKASIKPSSITPYSCLASWNFTIDPCSVPHRTYFICGFTCTLDSKNINQITLDPAGYSGTLTPLISQLTQLVTLDLSDNNFFGSIPFSLSSLSNLKTLTLRSNSFSGSIPSSITTLKSLESIDFSHNSLTGSLPNSLNSLSSLRRIDLSFNKFIGSIPILPPNLIELAIKANSLSGSLQKTTFLGSKQLEVVELSENVLNGMIEDWFLLLPSLQQVNLENNSFTGIQISRPVKDGGNNLVALNIGFNKIQGYAPVNLAAYPMLSFLSMSHNSLRGTIPLEYGKIKSIKKLFLDGNFFVGKPPTGLLSAGGGVSGSLGDNCLEGCPTSSQLCKPAQKPISVCKRVYLGKSY, encoded by the coding sequence ATGCCAAACTTCGTATTTCTTTCCNNNNNNNNNNNNNNNNNNNNNNNNNNNNNNNNNNNNNTTTCCCTAACGATAATAATTTATCTCTCCACATTTTACAACAATTTCGTTGTACAATCCCTCACCTCATCCTCTGACATTGAAGCCCTCAAAGCTTTCAAAGCCTCAATCAAACCATCTTCCATCACACCTTACTCATGCTTAGCATCATGGAACTTCACCATTGATCCTTGCTCAGTTCCTCATCGCACTTACTTCATCTGCGGGTTCACCTGCACCCTCGACTCCAAAAACATCAATCAAATCACCCTCGACCCTGCAGGCTACTCAGGAACACTCACACCACTCATCTCTCAACTCACACAACTCGTCACACTAGACCTCTCAGACAACAATTTCTTTGGTTCAATCCCTTTTTCACTCTCTTCTCTTTCCAATCTCAAAACCTTAACACTCCGATCCAATTCCTTCTCAGGTTCAATCCCTTCTTCTATAACAACACTCAAATCACTCGAATCTATTGATTTTTCACACAATTCTCTAACTGGGTCTCTTCCAAACTCCTTGAATTCTCTTTCAAGCCTTCGTAGAATCGATTTGAGTTTCAACAAATTCATTGGTTCGATCCCAATACTACCACCCAACTTGATAGAACTTGCAATCAAGGCCAATTCTTTATCTGGGTCTCTTCAAAAAACAACCTTTTTGGGATCGAAGCAATTGGAAGTGGTGGAGCTAAGCGAGAATGTACTCAACGGAATGATTGAAGATTGGTTCTTGCTTTTGCCATCGCTGCAGCAAGTGAATTTGGAAAATAATAGTTTCACGGGGATTCAGATCTCGAGACCTGTGAAAGATGGAGGAAACAATCTTGTGGCATTGAACATCGGATTTAACAAAATACAAGGTTACGCGCCCGTGAATCTCGCTGCATATCCAATGCTGTCGTTTTTGTCGATGAGTCATAATTCGCTACGTGGCACTATACCATTGGAGTATGGGaagataaagagtatcaagaaGTTGTTTTTGGATGGAAACTTCTTCGTTGGGAAGCCGCCGACGGGATTGTTATCTGCCGGCGGTGGTGTTTCCGGCAGCTTGGGGGACAATTGTCTAGAGGGATGTCCAACTTCTTCGCAGTTGTGCAAACCGGCACAGAAACCCATTTCCGTTTGCAAACGAGTCTATCTTGGAAAATCGTATTAA